TACAGCTGACAGTCTTGGGGAAAATATAAATCAATTTCATTGTCATTGCATGAAATCTCAGAATTATAATAGTCGTCCaaaaactcttgatgaaatacaTGGGGATATTTTTGATCATGGGTTCGATGTAACATACCGAATATGGATCCATCATGGTGAGAAACCTCGTGAGAATAATTCTACTGTTAGAGCTTTCGCGTTACCCACTAATAATGTTGTGAGTGAAGCTTCTTTTCCGAGAATGGTTGACTTGTTCTTAGACACACTAGATCGCACTGAGCTTGGTAACCATGAAAATGGTGCTATTGATGAAGATGGTTCAAATgctaatgttgaagatggttctgGTGCTAATGTAGAAGGTGGTGCTGGTGCTAGTGTTGAAGATGGTTTCGATGCCGATTTCAGAAAGAGGATGTTGGATGCATTACAACCCCTGTATCCAGATTGTGGTGGTTAACATACAAAACTGTCGACAGTGATTGAGTTGCTTAGTTTGAAAACAAGGTATCAGTGttccaatatttttttttacagaattattaaaatttatgAAAACTATTTTATCGGAAGGGAACACGTTACCATCTACATGTGTTAAAGCTAAGGGTATGCTCAAGCCATTTCACTTGCCGGTCGAGATTATCCATGCTTGCTCTAATGATTGCATACTTTATCGAAAGAAGTATGCTGATTATGAAGAGTGTCCTAAATGTCATGCAAGTATATGGCAAGTACCTCCTGAAGGGAGTGATCCAAATGCTAGAAAAGTACCAGTGAAGAAACTAAGGTTTTTCCCAATTACTGAAAGGTTACAGCGTTGGTATGGTACTCCGTGGATTGCTGAGCAGATGTACTATCACTCTAATGTTGAAGAAAGTATTACACACATGCGACATCCTGTGGATTCTTCTTCTTGGAAGTCAATTGATAGGAAGTGTCCTGAGTTTGCTGCTGAGAAACGTAATGTGCGTCTAGGACTAGCCACTGATGGTTTTAATCCTTTTGGAATGATGACTACACACAGTACTTGACCCATCATGGTTTTTCCTTTTAACCTTCCCCCATCAGTATGCACGTCAAAAGATTTTACACGGTTAGCACTACTTATTCCTGGTCCAAGTGGTCCCAATGGCAACATTGATGTTTATTTGCAGCCCTTAATTGATGAGTTAATTGAGTTATGGTTAAAAGGAAAGCTAACGTATGATGCGCACACAAAGACTTCCTTTACAATGAAAGCAATTTTAATGTGGTGTATACATGACTATCCGGCTTATGCGTATATGTCTGGTCTGCGAACATCTGGAAAATTTGGTTGTCCGGCATGTGGTGAAGATACTGAGGCTCTGAGGCTGAAATGGGGTAATAAGTTTGCATACATGGGTCATAGAAGATTTTTAAGAGATCGGTCTCACCCTTACAGACGTGAAACCGACAAGTTCAATGGATTTAAGGAAGATATGGGTGCACCAATTCGTTTTAGTGGCATTGAATTGTTTGATAGGACAGCAACACAAAACAAGGAATTCAGGAAGATGGTAAAGCGGTCACTAGTTGATTCTCCGTATTCGAAGAGATCAACTCTATACAATCTGCCATATTGGAAGGTAAGTGAATATGTGGTTATTTTCCGGCATTTGATAACTTTAATCATTATGTTCTTGTTATTTATAAGTTTTGCTAACTTGGTTAATCTTAACTTTAGTTTCTGCAACTTCGTCATAATGTGGATGTGATGCATGTAGAAAAGAACTTTGCAGAGAACATGTTTGGGACTTTCATGAACCACAAGGATAAGTCTAAGGATGGGGATCCAGCGCGCAAGGATTTGGAAATGCTGAACTTAAAACCTGACTCGTGGTTGACAGAAACAAATGGTAAAGTAGAACGCCCCCCATCTCCTTATTGCTTGCCTAAGAATGAAAGAGAACTAGTCTGTAAAACTTTTAGCAAACTGAAATTTCCTATTGGTTATAGTGGAAATTGGAAAAACAAAGTGGATATGAAAGAGTTACAATTTAAGTGTTTGAAGTCCCACGACTACCACATGCTTATGCAGGGTTTGATGCCAATTTTTCTAATGTATTATTTCAAAGATCATAAGCTTTTGCGTGAGGCAATACGTCAATTGTCATTGTTTTTCAAAGTTCTTTGTTCTAAGGTTATTGATCGTGAAGCGCTTCGTCTAATGCACGAACGTGTTGTGGAGTCTTTATGTGTGTTTGAGATGTACTTCCCACCGGCTTTTTTTGTTACGATGACTCATCTTGTCGTACATTTGGCCGAAGAGGCACTAACATTGGGACCAGTTCAATTTAGGTGGATGTACCTTTTGAGAGGTATACTTCTTTAATTGTTGATACTTTCAGTTTCTTTATTACTTTATGAACTTATATATACCTTACATATATAATTGTGTTACTAATTGCATGTGCAGGATGATGAGAACATACAAGGTTTATGGTCGGAACAAAAACTATATTGAAGGGTCTATAACTGCACAATATGAGGTCGATGAAGGAGCGCGCCATTGGATGGAGTTCATTCCTGAGGGTAAGCAAAAGTTTTATAAGTGTCATGGAAAGATAGCATTGCACGGTGAGGTTTACAAAGGTCCAGAACCGCCTAATTCACAAGGAAAACCATACCAATTAACTTCCTTACAACATCAACAAGTTCGTCTTTGGGTATTGAGACATTCAGAAGAAAATATTGAATGGGAAGAGTAAGTAGAATCCTTAACTTTGTCTCTGAACAATTTCTTTACACCATTTTGACCATATAATTTGTATAGTGTGAAGTAACCCTGTCATGTATAATTGTCTTTATTGTTTCACAGGAAATACAAGCCATACAGTAGTACTTTTAACCGAAGATCAAGGAGCAAGCGTCAGGATTACATTCCCTGGTTAAGAGATCAACTTCTAGGCACTCTCATGACATATTTTCATAGGCTCGTACTTGGCCCTCCCTTCAAGACAGTTTTCTATAGAGCGTATTCGGTGAATGGTTATCTGTTTTATACATCAGAGGCAGAGCAATATATGACTACACAAAACAGTGGAGTGACCATGGATGCCTTCACCAGCTTTAGAGCAAGCGCCAAAGATACCAACTTGGTGGGCGATGATACTTCTTACTTTGGCATTGTGAAAAAGATACTTGAACTCGATTATGAAGATTTCACAGAAGTTGTTTTTCTCTGTGATTGGGTCCTGGTCGAAGACAAAACAACTGGATCATATGTGGATGCAGATACAAACTCGAGGTTCGTCAACTTCGAAAAGTTTAAGAGAAACTCTAAAGAAGTTGACGAACCGTTCATCCATGCTTCTCAAGCTGCCTAAGTCTTTTATTGCGCTGATGAGACTAGAAAGCATTGGCATCTTGTATTAGAATCTCCCAAGAGATCCGGCCTAAAGGTGAATGCTTATGAAGATCCATATGTGTTTGCTGCATCCATGAATCAACCTTCTTTCTTCAACATCTTTAGATGACGACGAGTATTGGATGGAGATTAGGTAATATCTCTCGACTGAATGCTTGCAGCACTTATACTTGTTTATATGATTTCAACCTGCTACCTTGATTGAAGTTATTTTTTGAGTCTGTGTATACTTGTtccaacaaagaaaagaaagatgtcCATGTAGGTTCTTACTTTCTGGTCCTTTAACTGGTAATTAACATTTTCATtcatttatttcattatttgtgaaAGCTTTACATCTTCTATTACTTTGGTTAGTGACCATCAGATCTGTTGTTGTATAACTTAGTTGCACTTGTTTTTGCAGAGTGAAGGTGGTGCAGCTGTCTGGGTTCCTGCACCAGGGAGAGAGATTTCTGGAATACATGCTGGTTCTTTCTACAACCTGCCTCAGGGACAACACATAGCATTTTCTCCATCTCAAACTGGGCATCCAGCCTTTGCTGGGATATATCACCCAACACAGATAATGGGAGGAGCACCTGTTCACCCTCTGCTTCAGCAGTCTCAAACCATGGCTGGAGCTGTTGAAATGGTAGGACCTCCTGCAGGTGTTTATCAACAGCAGCCTCAATGCACACAGGTGAATTGTACCAATACTTACTGAAATAGAAAGAAGTTTCGTTATATTTTTTGAGTTCAGAATGCTCAAGTATAATTATAACTTAGAATGGTGTGAATTCAGTACCCATGTAAAACTTTTCGTGGTTTTTGACCTAACTATCAGCTCGATTAATATAAATCGAGTTACTGTTGTAAACACATTTTGAATTTGGATTGAATGGTGAATGTTTTATTATCAAATGAGCATCTATTAAAGTTCATTTTAGTGAATTTCAAACTTTATGCCAGTCAGAAATGTGAATCAGATTTtataaattgtaataaatttcaaaTTTCAGGCCAGTCAGATGAAAGCCTAGTCAGACTGGGATTCAGACGAATCTGACTTTTAAAAAGTATTCAGCCCATATAAACTACTTCTGGAAACAGGCGATTAacttttatattttctaatttaaaactttaGAAACCACTGTTAATGTCAGTGTTATCAATTGACTGTCAGCGAAAGTAGTATTTTTAAAGATATCAACTTCTGTGAGACACAgtcgttttggaaaaaaccactAATATATTACAACTGATGATCACAATCATTTTTGATGATATTACCTCTTGTATAGCCAgtggtttaacttccattttTCACTAGTGCACCAAAAACATCTTCTTCAATACCAAACTTCTAAAACTGAAACAAACAGTACTACTTACCAAAACAATACCCAGAATTCCTCTTGCTATATATATCAAAATCACCATCAAACTAGAAAAGTAACCGGCCGAAGTAAGGAGAAGGAAAACAAAGTACTTACCAacatctgcaacaaaattaagaaGAGTAGGAGCAATATCAAGCATCATAAAAGCAGTTTTGTtaaaaacttgttgatcgttttcaATATTTACTCAAAATCTGAAAAATCTAGCCTTTTCCGACACCTTCGAAGAGACTACAAAAGCCTTCTTCATCAGTTCTCCATCCCTCCTCTTCATATCTCTCATTGTCATCATTGTCAGATGGTGTCGGTGAAGTACCACTTGAAGATGCAGAATTTTCACTATATGTATCTTCTTCAGTCTCCTCCTCCTCAGTCTCAGCATCATGCATCGCTGCATCTCCTCTTTCAGGCTCACCCTATTGCATGGTCCTTGCTAAGATCTTTGGATTATCAAGATCATACTCAAAGAGGCTCCTCAATTTCCTCTCCTGGTACCTCTCCATCATCCTCTTATCTTCTGCAGCATCTGAATCAAGATCACTGGTGTCAACGTCCTCCACATCATACTCAAAACCTTCATCAGAAACATCAGAATCACTTTCTGTTGCACTTCCATATCTCGGTGCTTTGGAATGCTTCTCATCCATTCTTCATCTTTCCTCTCTCTTCTTGCGAGATACTTTGGCTTCCATGCAGCATACAAGCTTTCAACCCTCTCTTCTTCTCTCTGACGCTGTCTCTCTTGCTTTTCTCTCTGACGAATTATCTCATGCTCACGATGATCAAGTTCGGCTTAGATGTCAGTTCTCAATCTCTGTAACTCTTCAGTTCTTAATGAAAATGCAAGAGCCTTGGCTTGTTTATAATTAGATGAAGATGATGGTTCAACCGGAAGTCTACTAGCACCGGCATTTGGAGGATTTTGATTAGCCATTACCTAAATTTCTTTTCACTCTCTCAATGTTTTCCTTTTCTGaacaaagttcaaaagaaattTACCTTAGCTATGATAATCTTTCGGCTAAACCTCCCTTTAAAGACCAAATTGTGCCCATTAAATCCCATTTATGGCGCTTGGTTAAGCATCATGTCGCTTTGTTTACAATGCCCATTCAAAACCATGCGTATTCTCTTCACCCTCATCATCATAATTACCCTACCAATACCTATTTTTAACACCTAAAAATTACCATAACCATTACTTCTTTAGGAACTACCATTAAGGGGGGTATTGGTAGGTCACCAaattttgatgtagttttttGGGTTCTAATTAAAACTTTGTTTTTTATGCAGATTAGAAGAATGCAACATCAATTGAGAGGCACCATTGCGGTTTGGGGCATATCTGTCAGATGGGTTACTATCTCAACCATCAAACCTAAGCCTACTACCAAAATGCAACTTCCCAATCAAAACCATCAATCACCGTATCATCTTTCCCTCCATTTCTATCTCCACCACCCATTATGCAATTTCATTACTATTATTACATTTGGTAGTTTGTACCATCAAACATATGTGAATCTAAAAAAAGACAAACCCATTAATGATCCACCAACCCCAAACTTCGCCATGTTTACGTACCAACCTATTATA
This DNA window, taken from Papaver somniferum cultivar HN1 chromosome 3, ASM357369v1, whole genome shotgun sequence, encodes the following:
- the LOC113357520 gene encoding uncharacterized protein LOC113357520, which encodes MVFPFNLPPSVCTSKDFTRLALLIPGPSGPNGNIDVYLQPLIDELIELWLKGKLTYDAHTKTSFTMKAILMWCIHDYPAYAYMSGLRTSGKFGCPACGEDTEALRLKWGNKFAYMGHRRFLRDRSHPYRRETDKFNGFKEDMGAPIRFSGIELFDRTATQNKEFRKMVKRSLVDSPYSKRSTLYNLPYWKFLQLRHNVDVMHVEKNFAENMFGTFMNHKDKSKDGDPARKDLEMLNLKPDSWLTETNGKVERPPSPYCLPKNERELVCKTFSKLKFPIGYSGNWKNKVDMKELQFKCLKSHDYHMLMQGLMPIFLMYYFKDHKLLREAIRQLSLFFKVLCSKVIDREALRLMHERVVESLCVFEMYFPPAFFVTMTHLVVHLAEEALTLGPVQFRWMYLLRG